One Glycine soja cultivar W05 chromosome 7, ASM419377v2, whole genome shotgun sequence genomic window, CAAAGGAAAACAGAAAAGATACCTCAGATATTAGTCGACGTCTCCCCTCATTGTCAAAGGTTAATGCTCGCAGTGAATGGGGACCAGAGAGAACATCACCACCCCTTCTTTCCATCAACAATGCTGTTCTTGCATATGGTTGGTTGCTGCTAGAACCCTGGGTAAATGAAGGAGGACCAGAAGAAGATGGGGCTGAATGGCCATTATGAACACCAGATGCAGAGCTAATTGATGGAAAAAGGGACCAGGGACTGAACTCTGACACACTCTGCATATTTTCTGCTGGGACTTCATGATTAAAAATCCAGCTAGGGTTAGGGGGAGAGTGAACATTTGAACTAGATCCAATCCAGGATGGAGGAGGTACACCTCCAGAATTATTCACATTACCAGATGGTGTATGCCAACCAGTAGGTTCATGTCCTGAAGACGCAGGCACATTCATGGGGTGTTCAGTACTATCTCTTGGAAACATTCTCAAATTAAAATCTTCCCAGACAGCTCTTTCTCCAGAGTTATAAGAAGTTGAAGACCTGGCCCCTCTACGATTGGCAGTTCTGTTCCAAGGAAAAGAATGGATGCGCAAGGCAGGTGATTGGTTCAGAGAAGCACCAGAATTAGCAGATGACACTCCAGCTGTTAACCTCAATTCCAATGAATCATTGATTGAGTGAGAGCCAGGTATTTGATGCAGAGAAGAATGATTATGATGCCTAGCACTCCCTGTTGATGGTAAATTGAGAGGTACAGATTCCTGATGCTGTAGATGGCCCATTCTTCTATCAAAGTTTCTTAGAGGCCTTTCCACATTTTCTGCAATACTTATCAAAGGAAATGCATTGGAAGCTTCTTGTCTCACTTCATTTCTTGCATTCTGAAATAATGGAGGACTAGTAACAGGAATATCTTCTATAGGTGTAGAATCACTTAAGCTGCTAGAAGCATTAAGATCAACAGGGTCAATAGGCCAGCAACCATTACCAGATTGTACAAGAGTGCTTGAGCTTCCTCCAGAGCACAGTTGCCTAGAACTACCTTCAAGAGCCTTTCTCTTGCAGGAAGGACCCCAATTAACTAAAGAAGAACTTGAATTAGCACTATCACCCTGAGCCATGTATCCAGAGCTTTCAGATGAAGCTCCTATGTGATTACAAGAAGCACTGCCAAACAATGTCTTTTCTCTATCTATTCCACTAGTATTGTTGGCATTAACACTACTACCAGCTTCTTTGCCCTTCCCACGATCAGCAGCATTAGTAACATGCCCCATATCTAGACTAATATTCTGGCTAATACGAGTAGAACTGGAACCTTGCAAAAAGGAAGGGTGGACTCTAGATTGATTGCCATGTAGATTAGTATTTGAACTAACaggaaaaattacattatttggTTCGAATTGTCTTTCCTCAGACCTGAGACCATCCTCAGTAGCAGCATTATACGAAGAAGACAGCCCATGTTCTGATTTTAGACCTTCATCATTGACTTGGTTGATCAGATTCAGTCTAGAACTAGATTCACCAGTACTCCAGCCATTGAAGCTCTGAACATTATGACCAGTGCCACGTAAACATGCAGTCTCACCAGAAGATCCCCTGTAATCTGACAACCGGAAATCTACTGCATTTTGCACATGATTCAAGGAAGACTGATGACTCATATCAGTGCCACTAGAACTGGGCCCTTGCATCATACTTACAATTGCTGGAAATGATCCAATAGTCCTCCTTTGTCCTTGCATCAGAATCAAGCTATCCCACCTAAActaatcaacaggaaaaatatataagattctCAAATCTCAAGCTATAAGTAAGGTGCACAAGagtcatattatatataacctATAGATGACAACTACGGCTGTGAAACTTAAGGGTATAGCATGCTTTGCCACAGATATAATTAGAATTTAGCTATGTAATCAATGCAATAAAATGAATGAGGTAAGATATACAAATATTAGAGAGTAAAATAGTTAGCTGAAAAGCCTAAAACTGCTCTAGTAACCCATAAATCAGATAGAGCTAGCCCAGAGAACTCAAACATGCATTTTTCTGGGACAAAATTATTGTTTCAGTGTGATGGTGCAAATACATCCTCAATGGGAGATTTAGActgaagagaaacaaaaaggaaaatgaacCTTTTACAGGTAGATTGTCACTAAGAAAACCAACTACTCTAATATTATGTTGATTACTGAATATTTCTCGAAGATACCCTTCAGTTAGTTAGCTGGGCCAAGATGAATAGAAGAATTAAGGCATGCTCTTGTCAATGGAATTAATGGaaaattaatagaataaatGGAAAATTTTCTGGACTTTAAATTAGCTGCGTAATTgtacattttgtaatttttattctcTCCTAGGATGATACCACAGCTGGAGGTGTAACTGTTATTCTCTTCTTAATTAGGATGAATGTATATATGTCAGTTAGCTAATATTTTGGGCAGAAAATCATCATGTCAGCTTGTAATTATATTCTATTTATATAAGAATCCTCCAGCAGAACACAGTTTTCAGAGGTTGACATGGTATCAGTCTGGCTTACGGTCCTAACCCAGTCAgagtttttctctcttatttttcaaCCTAGTTCCAGATTTCACAATTTTTGTCGTTCAGTCTCAGTtctgttctatttttattttccagtCCAGTTTGGTTCTTTGTCATGTCTTCAAAAAAACTAAATGTCTTAATGGTTCGCCTTAATGGCAAGAACTACCTAGCCTGGGCATTCCAGTTCCAGATATTTGGCAAATGAAAAGATCATTGGATCACATTGATGGCAGTGCTTCTGCTCCTGATAAAGACAAACATAAGGATGAACATGCCAAATAAGCGATAAAAGATGCTCAAAAGTCATGGAGTGGGTCATCAGTTCTGTTATTCCCAAAATCATCTTAATAGCTAATATTTTGGGCAAGAATTAGCATGTCAGCTTGTAATTAAATActatatatatgagaattttCCAGCAGTAGAACACAGATTTCTGGCCTGCTGTTTTCTGAGTTTTGACAGTTATTAATAAGAAAGGTTGAGAGGGAGAGATATCTGTTCATTTGAGAGAATTGGGCCCTTTGGGCATTGGGAGGTGCAGACCCTCCAAGTTCTGCAATGAGGCTCTGTATTCAGGAGGAAAGTcccttattttttcaaataagatACCAGGTTTCTGTCAACTGGTATCAGAACTCCAATGTTGGAGTTGTGGGTATTAAAACTTAAGCTGATTCCAGAACTCTTAAGCAAAAGGAGCCTGAGCGTGGCTGATTAATGTGTAGTAGTAATTTGAGGCCACAGGAATAACCAAGGAAGAAAATATACAACTGATTGGAAAGCCTATGTGAGGACATGTGCATTTATTTGTGGTTTGGGTGGAAAGGGGACCATCCAAGTGCAACATGGTGGCAATTCTCAAAGAGTTCCAGCTGAGACTTGATCTAGATCTACTAGTGTGGGTCCAAGATGAGGAGCAAGAATCTTAGGTGCTGGAAAATAGCAGAGATGGTCTTGAAATCAAGAACCAGGCTGGGGGAGAAGCAAGCTATACTGTGGAAGCAGAGAATGATGGAAAGTTAGAGCTGACAAATCAAAATGTTGGGAGGAATTCAGGATGAACATGACCATATAGGGTCGATTAGAGACATTAGAGAAGAGTGTCAAAGCTCTATGATGGAGCTTGGAAGAAGATTGGAGGGAAGCAGAGCTTACCCATGGGGAACAATCCAAACAAGGTGAGCTCCACGAAGCACAACTTCTGAAAATTCGAATCAGTGACCTTTGATGGCATGCAAAAGCCAGGGGAATGCAGTGAATGGTAACAGAACCAGAAGTGAGCAAGAGTGAAAGGGAAAATGAAGGATTTAAGCGCAAGAGTCAAAATTTCAATGAGGGAAGAGAATCATGGAAGCAAgaaaacagaaagaaagaggaaaTCTTGAGGACATGAAATAGATGTGGTCAATGAAGACCCTGATCAGCCAATGGaagaaaatgaacaaatgaaaacCAACAAGCAACACATGGATTGTAATAATCACCTTTTGGGTATCAAATGGAGagtgaaagaaaaggaaaaaatagttCTCTTTGTGGGAGTCTTGTGACTGACTTTTGTGGAAGAATTGCAGAAGAAGTGCCTATGGAAATGGTGGCTAGGTTGGAGTAACACAAAGGGAACTCATTTTCAGGCTTGATAGACCAAGCCCAAAGGAGAGTAAGGAAAAGAATTGGAATTCTAGTAGAGGAAATTATTGAGAAGCAAACAGGAAATTACAACAATTGAATTGCTCCCATGTCCCAATGGGCAAAGTCCAGCAAAATAAAGAAGAGGACCTTGGTAATCATCAGCTACGACCATGTGCACTAGTGCAGTTTGCAAGAGAGCCAACTCAGCTAAGGGATCTTCTCGATATAACTATAAAGGCTTTGATGCTCTGTTTCATGACCAACTGGAGTAGGAGGTGGGCTGCAGGGTAAGTTTGACTAAGTCACCAACAATACAGTGAAAAAAAGAGGCGCTAGAGAAGCAAGGGCATTCCCGTGTTTGACCCTGGAGTAGGAGGTACCTGCAGGGTAAGTTTGACTAAGTCGTCATCATTGTTTTAAATATCGGTCCACAACCGCAATTGCGGCCACAACGTCAAGGTATTTCGACTCACCACAACCGCATTGCGGCCGCATCAGCTGCATTTTCCCGCAATTGCCCAAAAGGTGAAGGTTTTCTGACTCACCACAAcaacaatttaaaaccatggtCATCATGCTTCAATCAATTAGAACTTCAGGGGGACTTTATTTCAGGCAGCAGCCACAAGATgttcaccttgaggacaaggtgaaaCTTTAGGAGAGGAGTATTCACAGATATCCATCAGTTAGTTAGCTACATACTCTAGTTACTTGCGCCAAGATGTTAAACATTAAAGTGTGTTGCCTATAAATAAGAAGAGGGGTTGAGATATTTGATCATTGTGAGATAATCAAGGCTCTTGAGCATTGGAATGTGCAGACCCTTGAAGTTTTGCAAGTGAGACACTGTATTCAAGGGAGAAATCCTGTATTCTTTCTAATAGGATGCCAGTTTTCTGTCAATTTCCAAGACAATTTTACACCCCTCATTCATTCCAAGCAGACAGCCATAATAAACTGGCAGGTTCCTCACTGATACGTGCCAAGTATCCACAAAGTCACAAAAAGACAGGAGCAAAATAAATAGAGAAATTGCCAACTTTAAATTCATTGACAACTATTGGATTCTTGATAAGTGGTTAAAAAAGACATGACTAGAAGCCAGTGTTATGAAATTTACGGTAGAGGCAGAAGGAAAATGTCAACTTTTTTTTGGGCGGTTATATAGAAGATGCAAGCACGTGGGGAGGATAGGGAGAAAGGTGGCCTCATGGAGGACTAAACCTCTGAAATCAACGTCACCAGAGCCTTAAAGACTTGGGCAGATTGGGAGACAAGTTCAGAGGTAAAATTCGGTAGTCTTGACGACAGATAATCTTACTACAACAGGAGATAGGAAGTGTGCTCAACGAATGTATCTGTTAAGTGGGATGAGTGGAGAAAATTCATCATGCACTcaactatttattaaaaaatcaaatgctCCAAAATCATAAGCTATTAAGAAATGTCCACCAACCCGTTTACTTCCCGttgaaaatgtcaaagaacaaACCATTGCAAAAGCTAAAGCTGTTAGAAGGCCAGGGAATGGTTGTTAATCAGCACCTCAGAAAGTATTAAAATGTACAAAGTCTATCTCAATGTAAAGCTTTTACTTTCCCCTAATTTTCACCCATACCAAGGAGGGTAAAAATTCAACACTCAATGTCTGTACCCTAAGGCACCAAAGCTAAAACACTACATGAGCTTAAAATTAATCAGGTTAAAATGGACGAGGATAAAGATCAACCAGATCATCAAATGAGTGAAACTTCACAATACCCAACCCTACATTCCTAGGATGCAAAATCCACCTAGGAAATCAAAATAAGCCGAatccaaactataaaaaaaattgaaacttcgATTgaaatttttcagaaacaaaaggCATGCCTTCGAAtcgattaaaattttcaaaagggtagggttgaaattaaaaaagaaaaggcggaaagaaagaaataagcaAAATTGAGGACAAAAAACCTAATGGGTTGACGCGATCCTCCAACCCCCAAACCCGATAAAAGAGGTGCAAGAACTTGCCAGCAGAAAAACCCAGATTCAGATAACTTTCAAAGCCCCAGAAAACAAAAAgggatttttagttttttacaaCCATAACCACCTTTAGCATAAGCATTAACGAAGGAAATCGAGGTTATTAGAGTTTGGAAATGGAGAAAAATTATTACCAGAAGAAGGGGATCCCTGGATTGATTCAGATGGGTGGTGGGTTTGATTGGGAAGCGTGAcgacgatgatgatgattcttccGCTGTTTCAattactttttcttcttttttttctcttattaatttattattattgaacagAAGAGGGCAATGAGAACACGACaagggaagagaaagaaagaaacatgagagagagaaagggattAAAGGGACAGAGTACCTAGCGTACAGTAATCTATAAACactaatttaagtttttttttttgtaagagagagagagtgtttTAATAATAACGACTTTGGGTTCGGGTCTCAACTCAACTGTGAAATTCGTACACGTAGACAGATGCTGCTACGTTGGTTTAATTATGTGTtgctagaaaattaaaaataatattattattataccatTACTAATTCTATTATTCCCCTTGATACAGAATATTCTCTCTAATcttatagtttttctttttctaaattatatttgtgGAAAATACgagaattttgttttattatgattaattgttTATGTTAATACATATTGGTCTCCGGTCTTATTTCTTGCACTCATTAAgattaaaagtaaaagaagaaataaaatttatgaaatactAGTCGTAgtgtaaaatttatttctttgttaatatttttatggggaaatggtttttagaaatatgttaaaaatcatttataaaattattatttatgattttccaaaatttgaaaaattatttgtgttttaGGGAAGCCAAAAAGGATAAAATCTGAAAAATAttctatcatgatttttttaagtttagaaagaaaataatccTTAAAAGTCACTATATTTTAAAGGTTATGGTTTGCTTTAAATTATTTCCCActttagatataaaaaaaatacattaattttatttgtcattttagtatattt contains:
- the LOC114419711 gene encoding E3 ubiquitin-protein ligase MBR2 isoform X1, whose amino-acid sequence is MIWWDSLILMQGQRRTIGSFPAIVSMMQGPSSSGTDMSHQSSLNHVQNAVDFRLSDYRGSSGETACLRGTGHNVQSFNGWSTGESSSRLNLINQVNDEGLKSEHGLSSSYNAATEDGLRSEERQFEPNNVIFPVSSNTNLHGNQSRVHPSFLQGSSSTRISQNISLDMGHVTNAADRGKGKEAGSSVNANNTSGIDREKTLFGSASCNHIGASSESSGYMAQGDSANSSSSLVNWGPSCKRKALEGSSRQLCSGGSSSTLVQSGNGCWPIDPVDLNASSSLSDSTPIEDIPVTSPPLFQNARNEVRQEASNAFPLISIAENVERPLRNFDRRMGHLQHQESVPLNLPSTGSARHHNHSSLHQIPGSHSINDSLELRLTAGVSSANSGASLNQSPALRIHSFPWNRTANRRGARSSTSYNSGERAVWEDFNLRMFPRDSTEHPMNVPASSGHEPTGWHTPSGNVNNSGGVPPPSWIGSSSNVHSPPNPSWIFNHEVPAENMQSVSEFSPWSLFPSISSASGVHNGHSAPSSSGPPSFTQGSSSNQPYARTALLMERRGGDVLSGPHSLRALTFDNEGRRRLISEIRQVLMAMRRGENLRAEDYMLFDPFLYHGMAEMHDRHREMRLDVDNMSYEELLALEERIGDVSTGLSEDIIIKLMKQRIYVSVMTDSSIDLEPCCICQDEFADGENVGSLDCGHEFHSGCIKQWLMQKNLCPICKTTALAT
- the LOC114419711 gene encoding E3 ubiquitin-protein ligase MBR2 isoform X2; this translates as MQGQRRTIGSFPAIVSMMQGPSSSGTDMSHQSSLNHVQNAVDFRLSDYRGSSGETACLRGTGHNVQSFNGWSTGESSSRLNLINQVNDEGLKSEHGLSSSYNAATEDGLRSEERQFEPNNVIFPVSSNTNLHGNQSRVHPSFLQGSSSTRISQNISLDMGHVTNAADRGKGKEAGSSVNANNTSGIDREKTLFGSASCNHIGASSESSGYMAQGDSANSSSSLVNWGPSCKRKALEGSSRQLCSGGSSSTLVQSGNGCWPIDPVDLNASSSLSDSTPIEDIPVTSPPLFQNARNEVRQEASNAFPLISIAENVERPLRNFDRRMGHLQHQESVPLNLPSTGSARHHNHSSLHQIPGSHSINDSLELRLTAGVSSANSGASLNQSPALRIHSFPWNRTANRRGARSSTSYNSGERAVWEDFNLRMFPRDSTEHPMNVPASSGHEPTGWHTPSGNVNNSGGVPPPSWIGSSSNVHSPPNPSWIFNHEVPAENMQSVSEFSPWSLFPSISSASGVHNGHSAPSSSGPPSFTQGSSSNQPYARTALLMERRGGDVLSGPHSLRALTFDNEGRRRLISEIRQVLMAMRRGENLRAEDYMLFDPFLYHGMAEMHDRHREMRLDVDNMSYEELLALEERIGDVSTGLSEDIIIKLMKQRIYVSVMTDSSIDLEPCCICQDEFADGENVGSLDCGHEFHSGCIKQWLMQKNLCPICKTTALAT